The Periophthalmus magnuspinnatus isolate fPerMag1 chromosome 15, fPerMag1.2.pri, whole genome shotgun sequence genomic sequence TTCATTAtttccacaaacacacaatctGACATTTTGTAATGGACAGCAATTTTACTGACGTGAGTGATTTCATTCAttaatgtaaaaatacacacagtgTTGTATCTCACTGTGTTATACAGACACAATAAGGTAATTATAGTGTTTTATCTATAGGCTACTTATTcaacacatatatatatgtttaaattcTGCATGCACATTTTCAGCGTGTGCATCTATGTAGACATTTGCTCTGTACACATTCTTTATTTGCATTATTGTACTTTGACTTTACAGCTCATCAGTTTCCCCATCAAAAGGCACAGCATCTGTTTCCATATGAATGGTGCTGGGCTCACTGCTGCCCACCCAGCCAATGGGAGTGCGGTTGAACGATGGTCGGCAGCCGACGTCATGCTGGTACACCACTGGAGGCTCAGGCTCTGGTTTGGTCGGCTCTGCTTCTGGCAGTTGGAATTTCAAAAACTGATTGGCCTTCTCGAACCCACCAAAGGGCATTGCACTCCTGTCAATGCAAGAGACAAGAGGTAAGAGTCCTGCAGGTGTTATCAGCAGATAAAAGATGAGAACTTTACCTGTTAAAGCATCTGTACTTTGGGAGGTCCATGTATTTAATAGGGCCTGGCATTTCAGCCTTGAGTGTGGCTAAAAGATTTTCATCACCCTTCATTGCCTTTTCCCATGGAGACACGTATGTTTTCACAACAAGAACATGCTTCTTCTCATCTCTTCCACCACCTTCATACAAATATGAAAGTCATATTTGAGAGAATAAGCAATGCAGATATAGCTCCTTTTGTTACCATAACAACACTGACCTTTCAGTGGAGACCACTCACTACTTTGTTCTCCACCTTTCCCATGTTCACCTCCTGCCCCTCCCACGCCCcctgctcctccggctcctccggctcctccggctcctcccACACCAcctgctcctccggctcctgCTCCTTTGCTTCCGGGTTTTGGGGGAGGCACAGGCACACCGTCCACAAACTGCAGAGTCCCCAAATTGATTGTTCCAGTCTGATGACTGATGAGCTGTCCTCCAGCATTTATCATCTGCCCACCAAACTGCCCCCCAACAAAGTTCTGCAGGTTGTCCTGAAGAAGATCCAGAAAAGGTCATGATAAAAAGAGAATATGTACACAATATATAGTTTCAGTAAAGGCAGTgttagatagacagatagaggAATACCTTTACAGCAAACTATTTACCAGGTGAAATAACATCTTTTGCTGTTTCAGAACCTTACCATGCACTCAGCGGTGAAGATGTCTGGGTTATTTTCGTAAATGAACTGTTCTACTCTCTTCTGCCTCATCTTGAACATCTTGGAACCTCGATTTTTCATGAGTGAAAGCTCCTCCAGCATGATATCCTTGGGAGTTCTAACCTTAACACCCAGGTCCAACTCTGAGGCCTCTACTTCTGGTTCTGCGGATGAGCAGACAAAACAAGGTACTGCGTGTTATAATAGCATCACATTAGTTTTGTGACAAAACTGTTCATGTTTTAGTGCTGATTATTGTATGAAGTCTTACCATGTAATGTGCTTACCATGCTGAGCAATATGTGACAAATCAGAGATGATCTTTGAGGGCTTTTTCCTTttggccagaggagcaggtgttCCCAGAGGCATGGTTTCTGGTGGACAAAAGAAATAATTTATCATTTGCTTTGTCATTCTAGTTTACTGCTTAATGACAAACATGGTGCAGAGCCTCCtcagtaataataaatacacgtTTGTATTGCCATTGTCACAATCATAAACTCAACTCAACACACATTTAGAGTTCCTGCCCTAACAGGGGCCAGAATGTGCTGGGTGTATGAGCCAAGGGACTGGCAGTATGGAGGATCCTTCTCTGTTTTCAAGTTCAAGGGTGATGTCAGTGCCCTGAGATTCCTCACATTCTAGAGCCACCAGATGACTGCTCCAAAGGAAACATATAGCTCTGTTtgcgtttcagttttgtttgggAACATTAGACCTGTACACACAGACAACATAAACACGAGCACAATGTGATTCACACATTAGAGGGACACTCTGCTGCCACTGTCGCTGCTCTTACAGTGTTTGCAGAGCAATCATAAAATAGCTTTTGGCATTATTCATTTCATCTGATCATATTCCCCATTCTGCAGAAGAAGATTCTTCTGCAGAAGAAGGGGTAGCGCGAGATTACTGCGGCCTGCCATGTTGAGACACTATTCGtcctatgacatcacaataatACCTAAAAGTCATTTGTAACAAGTCCTCTTAGTTTTAGAACATCATCTTTTGGATCGAATACaggcatttattttttaatatatatctttatatatttatttaaactaagGTCATAAAGTGGCAAAACACCACATCACTCTCTGTAAGTGATCCCACTGCAGctatttttaaaatacatttctagCCAAGACATTTTAGCAACAAGTTATGGCGTCATTGGACTATGAAATGAGATTTTAATAAGTTATGTGGGCTGTGCAGATCAGGACACTACTGatcaaaatacacataaaata encodes the following:
- the myoz1a gene encoding myozenin-1a, with the protein product MPLGTPAPLAKRKKPSKIISDLSHIAQHEPEVEASELDLGVKVRTPKDIMLEELSLMKNRGSKMFKMRQKRVEQFIYENNPDIFTAECMDNLQNFVGGQFGGQMINAGGQLISHQTGTINLGTLQFVDGVPVPPPKPGSKGAGAGGAGGVGGAGGAGGAGGAGGVGGAGGEHGKGGEQSSEWSPLKGGGRDEKKHVLVVKTYVSPWEKAMKGDENLLATLKAEMPGPIKYMDLPKYRCFNRSAMPFGGFEKANQFLKFQLPEAEPTKPEPEPPVVYQHDVGCRPSFNRTPIGWVGSSEPSTIHMETDAVPFDGETDEL